aggagatcagccctgggtgttcattggaaggactgatgttgaagctgaaactccaatactttggccacctcactcgaagagtttactcattggaaaagactctgatgctgggagggattgggggcaggaggagaaggggatgacagaggatgagatggctggatggcatcactgagttgatggacatgagtgagtgaactccgggagttggtgatggacagggaggcctggcgtgctgtgattcatggggtcgcaaagagtcggacactactgagcgactgaactgaactgaattctctcCCTATACCACCCAGTCTTCACTGCTTCTAGACCTAATAACTAGTGTAAGATCCCAGCATGTTCTAGGATAGGGGCAAAGTATAACCCAGGGTAGAAGGCTTCCTTACAAAAAGAACTGCAAGATTTTGCTGATCTACATGGGAACAAACAAGGGTATATGGATACGACTGGATTTGAGGGGTTCTTGATTGGGTAGGGTTGGGGCCAAATTTATGAAGAGTGCACTTGCTAGAAATTTGGAATTCAGTTTGGTGGTTCAGGCAAGTAGGAATGCTTCTATGGATACCTGTTTATTGGGTTGTCTTAAACCTGAATGCAGTAGTAGACTGTACAAAAGGAAGTTGATATGCCAGAAATTTCCTGGCTTAATGTAGAGAGAAATGCAGAGAAAGAGGAATTTAGATAATAACCCCCTCAACAAGACATTGAAAATAAATTGTGAGAGGAACACCCACATCCTCAAAAACATTGTAACTGGCAATCCTCTTTTGGCTGGGAAAAGTGGGAAGTACTGAAACTCAAGCATTAGTATTGTTTTTCCCCTGACTTGGACAGGAATAATGAAACCCAGAGAGGCAGAGGCCTGGTAGAAGCATTTAAGCAACAAAGACAAATAGATATCAGGGACATAGAGCTAATAAGAATGGATTGACCCACAGGTGTCTTTGCTGGAGGCTCATTTTTAAAGGTATCCATCCTCATGATGGAAAAAGCCATGGCAGCCAGGTCCTTTGCCCAGCCCACTTCATCTGCAGTCCCCCTACCTCCAAGTCGAGGTCTGGTGAATGAGCCGTGCCTTGAGAAACCGTTATGGAGAATTAGGGCTCCTCAGCAAATTCCTAGACTGCCCATCCTCACCAGCTCCAGGCCAGGTACCACACCAAGAAGGGCAGGGGTGTCAGGAAGCACCTGCctttaaattgttgttgttcactcgctaagtgatgtccaactctttgcgaccccatggactacagcatgccaggcctccctccctcactgtctcccagagttcgcccaagttcatgtcccttgaataggtgatgccatccaaccacccatcctctgttgccctcctctccttttgtcttcagtctttcccagcatcagggtcttttccagtgagtcagttgtttgcatcaggtggccaaagtattggagcttcagcttcagcagcagcccttccaatgagtattcagtgttgatttcccttagaattgactggtttgatctctttgttgtccaagggactctcaagagtcttctccagcaccacaattcaaaaacattaaaTTGGCAGGCCCCTAGCAAGGACAGTCTCCTCAGATGGACTCTAACCCTTCGGTCTTGGGCTGATTTCTGGGTGGAGACTGTCTCGGATGAGGATCTGAGAGCGAGAGCGTGACTGCGCTCTCAGGCCGGCTTGCAGCAGCCAGATGCGCCGTGGTCCCCATGCTGCTACTCAGCCGCCAGCCGCGAGGGGGCGCCGCAGAGCGCGGAGGCTATCGCGGAGCCCATGGCGTCCCTGGGCGGCCCCCACACCCTCCTGGTCTGGCTTCTGCTCCTTCAACCCTGGCTCACGGAGGCCTCGGAGGATGGGTCGGCTACGTCCTTGCCCCCTCCAGCTCCCTCGGGAGGCGACGCGAAGAACCGCACGGTGGCCCAGCCACCCCTCAGAGGCGCTTCCGAAGTCCCCAAGTTGGTGGAGTTTAGCTTAGGTGACTCTCAGCGTTGGGCGTCCGGAGGGGCGGGCTGAGGCGCCAGGGTGGGAGCTGCTGCTCCTCAGGAGCTTGGGAGGATTGGGGTCTGAATCAGCGCAGCCCTGCTGTGGAACCcaaggcgggggagggggggggtggCGGTGAGCCTCGTGTGCGGATCCAAGGCCTGCGGGTTTGGAAGCGCTGCCCTGGAGCCTAAGAGGACATGGCCTTCTTGGCTGTATCGGAGGCTCCCGGGGGTCAGGGCCTGTTTCTCAGAGGTTCTCCTTGCCACCCTGTCCTCACCCCAGCGTGCGGCCAAGTGTTCCTGAAAATCTTGGGAGGACACGACAGCGAGGAAGGGAAGTGGCCCTGGCAGGTGAGCCTGAGGGTCCGTAACAGACATGTGTGCGGAGCTTCCCTCGTCACAGAGAGGTGGGTGCTGACTGCAGGCCACTGTATTTTAAGGTGAGTAATGACAGTGGAGATGCCAGAGTCCTGCCCTCCTCAGACACCCTTTAGTTTCTATTGCCCTGCAAGTTGATAGAAaacccaaaccaaaccaaaccaaagcccGCACAATCAAAATGGGAGAGATTCTGCATTTTGGTAGTCTTGTTACCAGGAATGCTAATTTGATGATCAAATCCAGTTGTAGCAAATCCATTTTGAAAGTCATTAGGAGGGGATTTTGGGGATAGGGGCATGGAGAGAGTGGTGAGGGAGGTTGGGGCCAGATTGGGAAACAGCTGATGTGTGTGGAAAGGCACAAAGGATGCTTCCCAGGGTCTCTATGAGGGACATGTCCTCTTCCCACAGCCGTTACCAGTACAGTGTCATGATGGGAGATCGGAAACTCCAGGGTACATTATCAGGGTTGGTGGTCCCTGTCAGCCGCGTCGTCGTTCACCCTCAGTTCTCAACAAGTGGAACCGTTAAAAATGACCTTGCTCTTCTCCGGCTCCGCTACCCTGTAAATTTCACTGGCGTTATCCAGCCTATATGCATCCCTGAGAAGACTTTCCGCGTGCAAGCTGGGACCAGGTGCTGGGTGACCGGATGGGGAAGGAAGCAAGAATTTGGTGAGACGGTGAGGAGGTAGTAACCTTGGGTAGAGGGGGGCAGCCTTATCCCTGGAGTAAGCAATAGCACTAAagtggtggggtgggagaggcTACCACCTGGCGGGTGGGTAAGGGAGCAGCCAGGTTAATGGTTCCCAAATGGCTGGAGCCCAGAAATTGATTGAAATCTTTTGTTGCAACACAAATATTTGATGCCAGCCATTTATGAAAGGCACCAGTCCTGGGAACCAGAGCTGTCCTCTGAAGAAAAAATACATGGGCAAAGTCTCCTGCAGATTTGTGGGCAAGTGTGTCTGACTGGTTTGGGGGTATTTTTAGGTTCCTTGGGGACAGAACCGGATGCTCTGGAGTTCTCTCCAGGGTTAACTCTTCAGGATGTGATGAGTTGTCTGCCAGTCAGAGCTGTCTGTTGCTGGAAGTACTTGCCTTGGTGTGTAGGGAACTTTCTGTCCTTGGGCATCTTGGCAGAGCCAGAAGACCCCTGTTGCTGAGGCTATAGGGCCTCTTATCTCTGGAAAGAGCCTGGATTGTTGCTTTCGGGTGCTCCTTGTCTGAGCATCTGTGATTCTGCTTTAAAGTAAAGGCATTTTGCCAATGTATGCGATGCCTTTCATGATTACTATTGATACGCAGAGTGGCAGATGCTTGGTTATCATTTCTCACAATGGTCAGGCTTGCCTCTTCCTGTCCTGATCTGTTCTTCCTTATTTTGTTGTGGATTTGGTTCCTACCTTCTCTTCTCCCCTTGCCAGCttggggcttcagtttcttccattGTCAGATGGGGACAATGACCTCTATAATGCCTTCTTCGGGGGGGAGGTGGGATTTAAGGTGTTTGGGGGCTTATCACTCACCTGTGCAGATCTATCACCTGCCGAGTTTCTTCTTTGTTTGTAGAAGGCCCACTTGTGTCTGAAGTTCTCCAGGAGATCGACCAATATATCATGTACTATGAAAAATGTAATGGGCTGCTCCAGATGGCCCTACGAACAGATAAGGATTTAGTACAAGAAGGAGTGATCTGCGGCTATAATAGTATAGGAAAAGATTCTTGTCAGGTAAGTTCATGGGTCCCTTGCCACGTCTGTATCCTTCTTCCCCAGTGACAGGGCCTGGGTTATTTCCCACCTTATCTTTCAGTCTTTACTTAAGGAGATTCAGGGGAGAACCCCTCATGATACCTATGAGCCGGCCTGGCCTGTTTCTCCAATAGGGAGGAGCCCTACATCCTGGGGGTGCTGCCAGGATGCAGTGAAGTTGGGGGTGATGATGATAATCATGTAGTTCCTGTAATTGAGTTCTTTCTATGGGCACTTCTGTGCCAGTTTCAGCATTCACCCACATTAGCTCAGTCTCCCAGCTCACAACCCAGCCACCTAGACATTATACATCTTACTATACAGATGTGGGCCCTCCAGAGACAGAAGTTCCAGGGCCTCTGGGAGTGCCTGTAGGAGCCCTGGGCCCACAGCATCCCCTCTGCCCTGAGCAGCTTCCTGAGCGGGGGACAGGTCTCAGAGGATGAGTGTTTGGATCCTGGCAAGAGGAGAACAtcactgtgggagagggagcagtGAGTTCGAGGCTCAAGGTCTGAAGCACCGGTCTTGTTTAGGGAATGGGTTTCCAGTCTGGAGCAATGAGGAGGCCAGTATGGCCAGAGTAGGGGCTGGAGTCAGAACGTGTGGCCTGCAGTGCTGTGCTGCGCTTCTTGGTCCTGTCCAGGCAGGCCTGTAGGCCGGGAGTTTGTTTTCTCCATGTGGGCAATGGTGCTGAGCCCCAGGCAGGACCTGGGCTCATGGAGGGGTGGAGGGGATCTGAAGCACATTGTCATCAGTTCTTGGTAACCGATTGCATGTGAGGATGGGAGTGAGGGAGAGCTTGAAGAGGACTCTGAGTTTCTGACTGAGCTGGTTGGTGGGGGGCACCAGAGCAGTTTTGGAAAAGGATGTGCAGTGTTTGCATGAGCTGGGATGAGTATGTGGGATGTCTTGAGAGTGTAGCTTAATATATGGAGTCAGCTGGCTGTATGGTCAGGAGCTCTACAGAAACTTAGGCTAGGTGTACGGATTAAGGGGCTCAGTGCAGAGGTCGTATTTGAAGTGTTTAACAACCACTGTAGtataggagggcttccctggtggctcagtggtagagaatctgtgtGCAGTGCAGCAgccgcaggagacctgggttcgatccctgggttgggaagatcccttggaggagagcatggcaacccaccccagtattcttgcctggagagtctcatggacagaggagcctggcgggctcgaagagctggatatgactaaagcaacttagcacacatgcacgtagTGTAGGAAATGACCAGTCATAATGTCTTCAGAGGATACTAAAATTTTCCAGTTGACTTTTCAGTCCTCAGTTCTTACCATCACGGAAATCTGGGCCTGGGAGATGTCTGGGGAAGGCTCACAGATGCCCGTCTCTCAGTGTCTTGCTGTGCAGTCAGCCTGCCCTGATGTGGGTGCTCTTCCATTCCTGAagtttgatttctttctctttttcagggAGATTCTGGGGGCCCTCTGGTCTGTCAGTACAGTACCACATGGGTCCAGGTAGGGATTGTGAGCTGGGGCGTTGGCTGTGGTCGTAACAATACGCCTGGAGTTTACACAGAAACTGCTCTCTACGCTAAGTGGCTAGTTGCAGTGGTGAACAAGGCTGCCTCTTTGTATCCAGTGGTGCTCCTCCTGTTGCTGTGTGTGGTGTTGCCCCTGGGCCTCCTGGTGACCCTGTGATCACCCTGGTCCACACTTCCCGCTGTTTCTGAGTCTCACACCTAGCCCTGCCTCTGACCTCCCACTCCTACTTTAGTGCCAATTCCTGAATTCCATTTGGTATCCACTGATCTTGTGGAGATTCACATGACAGAGAGCTGGCAGCAAGAAGCCCTGGAAGTTTCCCTGCCTCATCCATGTCTACCCCTTGGCCGTGCTCTGCTTGCCAGGAAGGAGTGGGTGAAAACATCCCAGCTGGATGGACAGCGATCTGCCAGGTGGACATGATGCTTCATCCACATCATGGGGAACATCTGGCAAAGAAGAGACATCGTCACTGGTGAAGCAGTGTTAGATCTGACACTTTTATCAAACCGGTCTGTGTGGTGATTGTTGGGAGAGAGCGAGGAGGCCCTACCATGTCTTCATGTGACTCAGTTATCTAGGTTTGGAAAAGGTCCCCTGCTCCCCAGCGTAGATCCACCTGTGAGTATCTGCCTCTGCCACACAAGCCCTCCGGGGGCAACCCAGTCTTGGAACCCCCTTTCCAGGGCTCCAGTGGCCACATCCAGGCTCACCCCAAGTTGTGTTGAAGTATTACAGAGTGTGGAGACTTCTGATGTCAACCCAATAAATGTTTGGAGAATCATTTGTGTGTTCTGCATCTCTACTGGTCTGGGGTCACTGAAGAGAACTTATCTCACATTTAGCTTAGGAAAGT
This region of Bos indicus isolate NIAB-ARS_2022 breed Sahiwal x Tharparkar chromosome 22, NIAB-ARS_B.indTharparkar_mat_pri_1.0, whole genome shotgun sequence genomic DNA includes:
- the LOC109576503 gene encoding putative serine protease 42 isoform X2; this translates as MASLGGPHTLLVWLLLLQPWLTEASEDGSATSLPPPAPSGGDAKNRTVAQPPLRGASEVPKLVEFSLACGQVFLKILGGHDSEEGKWPWQVSLRVRNRHVCGASLVTERWVLTAGHCILSRYQYSVMMGDRKLQGTLSGLVVPVSRVVVHPQFSTSGTVKNDLALLRLRYPVNFTGVIQPICIPEKTFRVQAGTRCWVTGWGRKQEFEGPLVSEVLQEIDQYIMYYEKCNGLLQMALRTDKDLVQEGVICGYNSIGKDSCQGDSGGPLVCQYSTTWVQVGIVSWGVGCGRNNTPGVYTETALYAKWLVAVVNKAASLYPVVLLLLLCVVLPLGLLVTL
- the LOC109576503 gene encoding serine protease 42-like isoform X1 gives rise to the protein MCWVAVPLPAAFAKTWEANPHLTPVPQARLDPPPACGQVFLKILGGHDSEEGKWPWQVSLRVRNRHVCGASLVTERWVLTAGHCILSRYQYSVMMGDRKLQGTLSGLVVPVSRVVVHPQFSTSGTVKNDLALLRLRYPVNFTGVIQPICIPEKTFRVQAGTRCWVTGWGRKQEFEGPLVSEVLQEIDQYIMYYEKCNGLLQMALRTDKDLVQEGVICGYNSIGKDSCQGDSGGPLVCQYSTTWVQVGIVSWGVGCGRNNTPGVYTETALYAKWLVAVVNKAASLYPVVLLLLLCVVLPLGLLVTL